One genomic segment of Linepithema humile isolate Giens D197 chromosome 5, Lhum_UNIL_v1.0, whole genome shotgun sequence includes these proteins:
- the Nup205 gene encoding nuclear pore complex protein Nup205 isoform X2, with product MWTPYKELQSLVEKYLISVPDIQDPQYHELTEALRNHRQNFLTILKNPPKNMKSREEIEKGVTDGITLPGLGHQILSKELVDETFIISNMYDLNEFMALDLLCTAQLQMPHHPGLTRGLTAILLYYDGRKALTSVLRTLVHTRIGHSWAVDAPVALTRHITDYTNKLQEDGLLNRILSLLEEMDPTKEQDLLQQNRALGGAKHHQMVMKLYNDTRQDLADILYLWSAQSSLPNTILFRLLSILQTRQVESEAGEGGPDKVTLALIMAVLNALNFSFLHSRENGEELISSMPLITERETLEELNQKLISTNINWESAGLRGVIQFVLAIAVITIKTTSTQYQTQNITTEDEILIEAALANKAFHFMAEVLFKSSCIYQEEFYVRYFHTLISDFILLMPVKVKELRSRADESMRLIQAFQQEGIEPPMNLDNHFEYLMLMVAELYKKDPLKLNLAMDYWCHHTDTTHVSAPAYISRLPSRQVALFKFVRLAGEILPAGIFVPYMKMIASLASSPQAARHAFNFFKPNGSTGSATISWDHFFNSLSRYYYNLRQELPPSQDTVYRQRCHPKGIMPQEVKGLEAVLLVVQVIARNDEMSRVAICDHPSWKVLPSLIGLVSCAMPIPLKGVLVRTLAALAKSPESSSTVWQSLEAAQILSTIPTTSSYQPRGVQTELEEIESRNEEYPLTRAVLELLDVLTNFPIPRLLGVGQRNPGFDPYLHFIINTVFLRFHTRSYKNPAEKWEVAEACLKIFSKLIKQYEPNVEDFVGCKVELQGGDSTLVNSAPGYHLMTQLHTASELLSVILLILDEGCKHFDTYVSFPGKDYLESCSLHCLEILERGLKMQNNYMMQLTAIPTVNKITTGLSRLLLGVNPRTGKPDHMINIVKYVSYNSWLPKQAFVAVSVIHSVTNEPGADSELLSTFTATSTLTTNIRHGFVECLDADNISEDDDEAAGEQGRQQIGNCKERILLFMMHSITRPAPNLAHYLLGFEITKDIRKTVIQQPGILGFPRTCLHSILGILEQSLDRGRDKITEACYCYLHTLAANSKTSTPVLRFLRTTSNQDFVQRHLSKLPFQGPNRSTELGCMSWLLKIAAIELRVAGGSLQTSLIQRLVGNFNQDKDQIAPSQKLLMDLLHYIDFQLYLEPAKSWEFFDPSQIEMVLGKCSTPVALMGGPRLIDIRKLHSLITEELTVTQSSATATQRKLMQQEVKSILAHALKKNQTKVLSYATVKFVEGWCQTTEILFSVATNQQLPAAQRQNLLLNLSHDLLQKMTSCEALSEIKTLVSGTVLMLLVNLRNSFVIQSDELMPSSPSNTTMMKIILSHILQWIISAGASSQKVVTHLYAALLNFLSIVGLEKSEYISAIDSMYISQLDSSLNRLMPVQERSQRYATIQVINSFGNQLMDILCHNCSGGHDVCKMLALSCLDKILELDCENAWMIYLASRGYLKHMIDSLLESDNLLRCMLQPEPQTLRPLYLYEAKMAIFCRMASTRLGAESLLENKILSCMSSMCVFDQHPDVHIGFEGGDYSFIPSVGQRYQQIFLPALYLCDALFTTLGTENQSCAVQVCGFLQSHRDTVEMALRNAFSHANVLFLKEIACLTGVISRSANIDMYKLVDEELAKTNIDDYKLENSTGMRELRAHLYRLQKLMLSLLHKFQLQSIPMNHNYQQAEANQQYLACIQIVANIMLYTRNQMQHSRMDQKIRNVLFDPHLTLKPGGRQDKIKDISGGVHLGTIVEQLVSVTNLLHTELPHLDSLIKKTQVVADMSTAELKKYMSDNEVELDIGKQRLLVEQRLNRWVKDKRQSIKYCSLIIEHTLYILWSHIDFYTMQVISRQTQRMHVSSSGIDDSMIEWKVSSETLMELKQGLVSTFTDAFITQLLDTTHSEYATVDRSFIEALIRRIKRLLQFIIIK from the exons ATGTGGACTCCATATAAAGAACTTCAAAGTCTtgttgagaaatatttaatatcagttCCTGATATTCAAGACCCACAGTATCATGAATTAACAGAAGCATTGAGAAATCATAGACAAAATTTTCTTACCATCTTAAAGAATCCA cCAAAAAATATGAAGAGTCGTGAAGAAATTGAGAAAGGAGTCACAGATGGTATAACACTACCTGGTTTGGGTCATCAAATATTATCAAAGGAATTAGTTGATGAGACTTTTATCATATCAAATATGTATGACTTGAATGAGTTTATGGCATTGGATCTTCTCTGTACTGCTCAACTTCAAATGCCACATCATCCTGGATTAACACGTGGTTTAACAGCTATTCTTCTGTATTACGATGGAAGGAAAGCACTGACATCAGTATTAAGGACTTTGGTGCATACTCGCATTGGTCATAGTTGGGCAGTAGATGCACCAGTTGCGCTCACAAGACATATTACAGACTATACGAATAAGTTGCAAGAAGATGGCCTATTGAATAGAATTTTGTCTTTATTAGAAGAAATGGATCCTACTAAG GAACAAGATCTACTGCAACAAAATAGAGCTTTAGGTGGAGCAAAACATCATCAAATGGTTATGAAATTATACAATGACACACGACAAGATTTAGCTGATATTTTGTACTTATGGTCTGCTCAATCGTCTCTACCGAACACAATTCTATTTCGTCTACTATCTATACTGCAAACACGCCAAGTTGAATCTGAAGCAGGCGAAGGAGGACCTGACAAAGTTACACTTGCACTCATTATGGCTGTTTTGAATGCCCTGAACTTCAGCTTTTTACACAGTCGTGAAAACGGCGAAG aaTTAATTAGTTCAATGCCGCTAATAACAGAGAGGGAAACTTTGGAAGAAttgaatcaaaaattaatatcgacCAATATAAATTGGGAAAGTGCTGGATTGCGAGGAGTAATACAGTTTGTTTTGGCAATAGCTGTgattacaattaaaacaacTAGCACTCAGTACCAGACACAGAACATCACTACAGAAGATGAAATACTGATAGAAGCAGCCTTAGCTAACAAAGCTTTTCATTTTATGGCTGAGGTTTTGTTCAAGAGTAGTTGCATTTATCAAGAAGAATTTTACGTTCGCTATTTTCACACGCTTATCTCcgatttcatattattaatgcCAGTCAAAGTCAAAGAGTTGCGCAGTCGCGCCGATGAATCCATGCGTTTGATCCAAGCGTTTCAGCAAGAAGGCATCGAACCTCCGATGAATCTAGATAATcactttgaatatttgatGCTGATGGTGGCGGAACTGTATAAGAAAGAtccgttaaaattaaatttagctATGGATTATTGGTGCCATCATACTGATACAACTCATGTATCAGCTCCTGCGTACATCAGCCGTTTGCCCTCTAGACAAGTTGCCCTGTTTAAATTTGTGCGACTCGCCGGAGAGATATTGCCAGCAGGTATATTTGTTCCGTATATGAAGATGATTGCATCTCTCGCCTCATCGCCACAAGCTGCTAGACACGCGTTCAACTTTTTTAAACCCAATG GATCAACCGGTTCAGCAACGATTTCATGGGATCATTTCTTCAATTCCTTAAGCcgatattattacaatttaagaCAAGAATTACCTCCTAGTCAAGATACAGTGTATAGGCAAAGATGTCATCCAAAGGGAATCATGCCTCAGGAGGTCAAGGGTCTGGAAGCAGTATTATTGGTCGTCCAAGTGATAGCCAGGAACGATGAAATGTCAAGAGTTGCAATATGCGATCATCCGAGCTGGAAAGTTTTGCCGTCTTTGATCGGCTTGGTCAGCTGCGCAATGCCGATACCGCTGAAGGGTGTGCTAGTGAGAACTCTCGCGGCGCTGGCCAAATCTCCCGAAAGTTCTTCCACTGTTTGGCAGAGTTTGGAGGCGGCGCAAATCCTCTCCACTATACCAACAACGAGCAGTTATCAGCCGAGAGGCGTGCAAACGGAACTGGAAGAGATCGAATCCAGGAACGAGGAGTATCCGTTGACACGCGCCGTGTTAGAACTATTAGATGTGCTCACGAATTTCCCAATACCACGCCTGTTGGGCGTGGGCCAGCGAAATCCAGGATTCGATCCGTATTTACACTTCATCATTAATACCGTCTTTCTGAGATTCCACACTCGCTCGTATAAAAATCCCGCCGAGAAGTGGGAGGTAGCGGAAGCGTGCTTGAAGATATTCTCGAAGTTGATAAAGCAGTACGAGCCAAACGTCGAAGATTTCGTGGGCTGTAAAGTTGAGTTGCAAGGCGGCGATTCTACTTTGGTCAATTCGGCCCCGGGATATCATCTGATGACTCAATTGCACACCGCTTCCGAGTTATTGAGTGTAATATTGTTGATCCTGGACGAAGGTTGTAAACACTTCGATACCTACGTCAGTTTTCCGGGAAAGGACTATCTGGAGAGCTGCAGTCTTCATTGCTTGGAGATATTGGAGCGTGGATTgaaaatgcaaaacaattaCATGATGCAGTTGACCGCCATACCAACCGTGAATAAAATTACGACCGGATTGTCGCGTCTGCTGCTCGGAGTAAATCCTCGCACGGGCAAACCCGATCACATGATTAACATCGTGAAATACGTATCCTACAACTCGTGGCTGCCGAAGCAGGCTTTTGTGGCTGTTAGCGTTATTCACAGCGTGACTAACGAACCCGGAGCAGATTCCGAGTTGTTGTCAACGTTCACGGCGACTTCCACTTTGACGACGAATATCAGACATGGCTTTGTCGAGTGCCTAGACGCGGATAATATCTCGGAGGATGACGACGAGGCAGCTGGCGAGCAGGGCAGGCAACAAATCGGAAATTGCAAAGAAAGAATTCTGCTCTTCATGATGCACAGTATTACGCGACCCGCGCCCAATCTCGCGCATTATTTACTTGGCTTTGAGATAACTAAAGACATCAGGAAGACTGTGATCCAGCAACCGGGAATCCTGGGATTCCCACGCACTTGTCTGCACTCCATCTTGGGCATTTTAGAGCAATCTCTCGACCGCGGTCGCGACAAGATAACCGAAGCCTGCTACTGCTATCTTCACACACTGGCAGCTAATAGCAAAACGTCGACACCTGTTCTCAGATTTCTACGTACCACGAGCAATCAGGATTTCGTGCAGAGGCATCTCTCAAAATTACCATTTCAAGGACCAAACAGATCGACCGAGCTCGGCTGTATGTCTTGGTTACTGAAAATAGCAGCTATCGAGTTGCGAGTCGCTGGAGGTAGTCTACAGACGTCCCTGATTCAACGACTGGTGGGAAATTTCAATCAGGACAAAGACCAGATTGCACCGTCGCAGAAGCTTCTCATGGATCTCTTGCATTACATCGACTTCCAGTTGTACCTGGAGCCTGCAAAGTCTTGGGAATTCTTTGATCCGTCGCAGATTGAAATGGTTTTGGGCAAGTGCAGCACTCCAGTCGCGTTAATGGGCGGTCCACGGCTCATTGACATTAGAAAACTGCATTCTCTCATCACCGAGGAACTGACAGTCACGCAGAGCAGCGCAACCGCCACCCAACGCAAGCTCATGCAGCAAGAAGTAAAATCTATACTTGCACACGCATTGAAGAAGAATCAGACCAAGGTTCTGTCTTACGCGACCGTTAAATTCGTGGAGGGCTGGTGCCAAACTACGGAGATACTTTTCTCCGTCGCGACCAATCAACAACTACCAGCGGCTCAAAGGCAAAATCTCCTGTTGAACTTGTCCCACGACTTGCTGCAGAAGATGACATCTTGCGAAGCCCTGAGCGAGATCAAGACGCTAGTATCCGGCACTGTCTTAATGCTGTTGGTGAACTTGCGAAACAGTTTCGTGATTCAGTCGGACGAGTTGatgccgtcgtcgccgtcaaACACAACGATGATGAAGATTATTCTAAGTCACATTTTACAATGGATCATAAGCGCCGGCGCTTCCTCGCAGAAAGTCGTGACGCATCTTTACGCGGCCTTGTTGAACTTCTTGAGTATCGTCGGCTTGGAAAAGTCCGAGTACATAAGCGCGATCGACTCAATGTACATCAGCCAACTGGACAGTTCGCTGAACAGGCTCATGCCTGTGCAGGAACGCTCGCAACGTTACGCGACGATTCAAGTCATCAACAGCTTCGGAAATCAGCTGATGGATATTTTGTGCCACAATTGCTCAGGTGGACACGATGTGTGCAAAATGCTTGCGTTGTCCTGCCTAGACAAGATCTTGGAATTGGATTGCGAAAATGCGTGGATGATCTACTTGGCGAGTAGAGGCTACTTGAAGCATATGATAGACAGCCTATTGGAATCCGACAATCTGTTGCGGTGTATGCTGCAACCGGAACCGCAGACGCTGCGACCTTTGTACCTGTATGAGGCGAAGATGGCAATTTTCTGCAGAATGGCATCGACGAGACTGGGTGCCGAGAGTCTCTTGGAGAATAAGATTTTATCTTGCATGTCAAGTATGTGCGTGTTCGATCAACATCCTGACGTGCACATCGGTTTCGAAGGTGGCGACTACTCGTTTATACCGTCGGTGGGACAACGCTATCAACAAATTTTCTTGCCAGCTTTATACCTCTGCGACGCTCTCTTCACCACGCTGGGAACGGAAAATCAATCCTGTGCCGTGCAAGTCTGCGGATTTCTACAAAGTCACAGAGATACCGTAGAAATGGCTCTAAGAAATGCATTCTCGCACGCTAATGTGCTTTTCTTGAAGGAGATTGCATGTCTCACCGGTGTTATATCCAGATCCGCTAATATAG atatGTACAAACTCGTGGATGAGGAATTGGCGAAGACAAATATTGATGATTATAAATTGGAGAATAGTACTGGAATGAGGGAATTGCGAGCTCATTTGTACCGGCTGCAAAAATTGATGCTGTCGTTGTTGCACAAATTCCAATTGCAATCGATTCCGATGAATCATAATTACCAGCAGGCTGAAGCAAACCAACAATATCTTGCTTGTATACAGATAGTCGCCAACATCATGTTATATACACGTAATCAA ATGCAACATAGCCGTATGGATCAGAAAATACGAAATGTATTATTCGATCCTCATTTAACGCTGAAACCTGGAGGACGGcaagacaaaataaaagatatctcTGGTGGAGTGCATTTGGGCACAATAGTCGAACAATTAGTTTCTGTAACAAATTTGCTACACACTGAATTACCTCACCTCGACTCCTTAATAAAGAAAACGCAAGTGGTAGCCGACATGAGCACAGCGGAATTAAAGAAA TATATGTCTGATAACGAGGTGGAACTCGATATAGGAAAGCAACGACTGCTTGTCGAACAACGATTGAATCGTTGGGTAAAGGATAAGCGAcaaagcataaaatattgctCTCTTATAATAGAGCatactttatatattctttggAGTCATATAGACTTTTACACTATGCAAGTGATATCACGGCAAACCCAAAGAATGCACg TGTCTTCAAGTGGCATCGATGACAGTATGATAGAGTGGAAGGTCTCGTCAGAAACATTAATGGAATTAAAACAAGGACTTGTTTCTACATTTACAGATGCttttattacacaattacTGGACACAACACATAGCGAATATGCAACAGTAGATCGTAGCTTTATCGAAGCTCTTATAAGACGAATTAAAAGACTATTacagtttataattattaagtaa